One Penaeus vannamei isolate JL-2024 chromosome 38, ASM4276789v1, whole genome shotgun sequence genomic window, tttgtgtgtttgcgtgtgtgtgtgtgtgtgtgtgtgtttgcgtgtgtgtgtgtgtttgcgtgtgtgtgtgtgtgtgtgtgtgtttgcgtgtgtgtgtgtgtttgcgtgtgtgtgtgtgtgtgtgtgtgtgtgtgtgtgtgtgtgtgtgtgtgtgtgtgtgtgtgtgtgtgtgtgtgcgtttgcgtgcgtgtgtgtgtgtgtttgcgtgcgtgtgtgtgtgtttgcgtgtgtgtgtgtatgtgtgtgtgcaagcgtgtgtgcgtggttgtgcgAAAAAAAGCCGCAAATAATGTTCAGCTGAATATTAAAACAGCTTAGGCTTAAcatatttaattatcttttaaatAGCCCTCAGGTGCAACCGTCTGCTTTTATTACCCCCATTAATGAAAACTTAGTGTGATAAATGGCAACCTGAGCTGCCTACACCTTAAATAAGTATCTTTGGTTACGAATAAAACTGATATCACACTTCATAAAAGAAACAAGCAATCATGCACATTCCACACTTTAGCCAATCTGCTCGCCACTTCGGATCCGGACTCCACCACAGCTTGTTCAGGCGAGTCGTCTCTGCGTTCTGCTCTGATGTTCATTTTTCGTAAAAAGTTTCAATTCTTGACGTATGGCCTTTCGGATGAGTTTGTTTTCTTGGAGGATTATATAAGCCGTTCCTAAAAACATTTATAGGGTTTGtcttgaggatatatatatatatatatatatatatatatatatatatatatatatgtgtgtgtgtgtgtgtgtgtgtgtgtgtgtgtgtgtgtgtgtgtgtgtgtgtgtgtgtgtgtgtgtgtatgtatgtatgtacgtatgtatgaatatatgtgttttgtgtgtgttcgtgtttgtgcgtaggtttatcgacatatatatacatacatacattatatatatatatatatatatatatatatatatatatatatatatatatatatatatatatgtgcgtgtgtgcgtgtgtgtgtgtgtgtgtgtgtgtgtgtgtgtgtgtgtgtgtaagtgtatgtatgtatgtatgaatctataattcatatatgtatgtatatttcaagcAATCGCTTTTATATTTATGGTATATCTCTCGCATATCCTTTGATTTCATTAATTAGTATCCAAATGCATTGTTTAATTATTCTAAATAAGGTCATTGTAGCCATACTACGCATAACAATGTATGATATAGGCTATagtataggcatgtatgtataggcTAACACTGTCACGTGTTAATGTTATACTTTAGTTTAAAGGGAAAGTTACTAGTTAGAACAAGTGGTCTTTATTTACTGTGAATGGAGAAGAGTGGTCTTTATTTACAGTAGACCGAGAACaagttgtctttttttcttacagtAGATGGGAAAGTGGTCTGTTTTTTTTCAGTATATGAGAAcgagttgtctttttttttacaatagatGGAGAACGAGTGTTTTTCTTTACATTATACGGAGAAAAAATGGACTTTACAATAGATGGAGAACAAGTGGTCTTTCTTTACAGTAAGCAGAGAATGAGAGGTTTTTGCTTTCAGTATACAgagaattattttaaaaaaatatcgtGCTTTGGAAGACCAATATAACTGATATGGTTACCTTATACGTTATGGATATAGATGGAGCGAAGGAGCTAGAGAAAATTGACGtttggttataaaaaaaaaaattaattaaaaataaataataataataataataataactcagtCTGTGCGTTGACTTGGTATCCCAGTGACGTCATTGATCTGCACTGAGAAAAGTCCTTAATCCTGCACTAATAtatctctcgttttcgttcttcGCCCATTTTATAAAATGACTTTCCTTCAGGTAAAGGAATTAGGCCTAAGCTGCCCTACGAGAAGGTCAAGATGGGGGAGAAACTCCTTATAGGCTTTCCAAAGGTCGTCTGGATTCTGCTTCTCTATCCGGTAATGGAGATGAAGTCTACTGCATTTCCAGCAAATAACtttatgaaataaaagataataagaaagagcCTGAATTGCATACACTAATTCATATGCTTCGAATATTATGCAGTTTAGCTGTACAGgtaatttttcttctccattttcttttaccAGAGCTTGTGCAAGATTGAAGGTGTCTCTGGCATCGGAGAAACTCGACAATGTAATGAATGGAAAGTTAATATTGATTGATATTAATATAACAAATTAGGATATTAACGAAGATATAATAATTGGGGGGGATGCACAGCCCTGTTCATGATAAATGTTGTTTGCTCAATCactcttgcttttttttattcagcAAATgggaatagcagtgataatgacaataattattaaaataagaaTGACGTACTgtagtcattattactaattatgttgatgttgttaatgttCTTACTGGTATGTGTGTTATTATGCTTACTACCTATTAGTCAAAATATAGTCAACGTATGTATAAAGTGTCAGGAGTAGTTTATCACCGCTTcaagtacatgtacacacacaaatactcatgtATTTAGACGTGTGTCTATAGCATTAGTTTGATACAGTTGAACGAGTGTGTACTTTGGCGGCTGAATGCAGTGATGTTGGTGGCAGCTGCACCTTTGAAAATGATGAAGTTGAATGCGATTTAACAAATTCAGACATCTGTCCAACTTTTGGCTGCACCTGCTGTATTAGTAAGTactattttttttgcatttgagAATGGTTAATGTAGTtgatgaaataaatgatatattagatcatataataatatatattagaaCAGTAATCTCTAGAAATAGGTAAAAATCTGAATACCTTTACAGATTGCAAGTAAATCCAAATTCTTCCTCTCGTTGGTATATTTGCAATTTGTAAAATGTGTTGTTACTCTACTGTGAAACATCAAAAttctgaagatgataatagtattagtaaagtaaatgaagataatataatTGAAGTGGCGTCAGAAGTAGCTAGTAaccaccaaaataaataaataaatgacataatTCATAGATAAACATGCCGACAGATTGCACGAACCAAGCCAACGCTAGATGCAGGAGGAGGTACGCGGGGTCTTGCAAAAAGGCTTGCGACGACACCGAACTGGAGATCCCTGGCTGCGAGGCCGGTTGCAAGTGCTGCGGCTGCAAGATCACAACGGCTTGCATCAACGAAGGCGGGTATTgcaaagtgggaaagggagattgCAAAGGCAGGATGACGAATAAGTGTTTTGGGAGGCATTGCTACTGTTGCATCCCAGGTgagtttcatattattttttcttgaattGTATTAATCTACTTGATTGAATAATCATTAGtgatcatttttttctatgtctattaTCATGTTCTATGTCTATTATAATTTACCGTTGTATCCCAGGCAAGTTTCAGGCTATTTGTCTCTTAAACTATTTGTTTTGAATTTATGATTGGCGATCATTGAATCTTGGGTCATCATAATCCCAagtttgttcatctatctatattttctagaTTTGTTATTGATGATCATCTAAACtgcggtcattatcattatattctgtaTCTAATGACTTCTGTAATTCTCGCTGGCTTTTGTTACTAATAGTATTAACATcctagaaaaagagaaacacccTTACACACTATGGGCTTGGCTATTTATCTTGCTAAAGACTTCAATCTTAGTGATGAAAAGCAAATATATTTATGAAACTTCTCGTCAACTCACCTTCCAGACGATCCCTGCCCGGAGACTTTGCCGTGTGAAGAAAGTGGCGGATATTGTGCTGAAGACTGTTCTGCCGGAGAGGTCGGGCGTCCGGGGCTGTGCGAATCAGACTCGTGTCTCTGCTGTGTGGCTGGtatggttcacacacacacacatacatacatgaatacatacatacatgcatgcttacatacataaatacataatacatacatacatacatacatgcacacacaattacatacacaattacatacacacacacacacacacacacacacacacacacacacacacacacacacacacacacacatacacacacacacacacacacagtcacacaaacacacacacacacatacacacactcacacacacacacacacacatacacacacacacacacacacacactccctcacacacacacacacacacacacagaatatccatctctctattcatctaaaaACCAACCTTTCTGTATCAAATTATAACAAAAAGCATCGTGCAAAATAACCAAACAATTATACTTTGTGCAAAATAACCAAACAATTATACTTTGTGCAAAATAACCAAACAATTATGCTTCTAACGCCacatccctcctcgccccccccccccgccgcgccCCCAGACCCCCCCTGCCGCCAGACAATCGAGTGCCACGACGTCGCCGGCAACTGCTCCAAGGGCTGCGAGGGGGCGCTGAGTCCTCTCGAGGGCCGCTGTCACGACGGCTGCGTCTGCTGCGTCCAGAGTGAGGCCCTCGCGCGGTTACCAGTACAGGGTTTTGAATTTTTAATGAAATGCTGATTttcggttttgttattattattatcattatcattatcattatcattatcattatatcattattatcattatcattatcattatcattatcttatcattatcattatcattatcattatcattatcattatcattatcattatcattatcattatcattatattatcattatcattatcattatcattatcattatcattatcattatcattatcattatattatcattatcattatcattatcattattattatcattatcattatcattatcattatcattatcattatctttatcattatcattatcattatcattatcattatcattatattatcattatattatcattatcattatcattatcattatcattatcattatcattatcattatcatcattatcattatcattatcattaccattttcattattgttattattttcagtttcactttcatttcttttattatttttttccttttttattagtactattattattattgttattgttattgataatattatcattactattattatcatcattatcattattatcattactattactactattatcatcatcatcattattaatgttattactatcactatcatcatcattattattactattattactattactatcatcatcatcaacatcaacatcaacatcaacatcaacatcaacatcaacatcaacatcaacatcaacatcaacatcaacatcaacatcaacatcaacatcaacatcaacatcatcatcatcattatcattatcatcaacatcaatatcaacatcaacatcaacatcatcaacatcaacatcaacatcatcaacaccaacttcaacatcaacatcatcatctacatcaatatcaacatcaatatcatcatcaacatcgacatcaacctcatcatcaccatcaacatcaacatcaacgtcaacaacaacatcatcaacatcaacatcatcatcaacatcaatatcatcaacatcaacatcaacatcatcatcatcatcatcatcctcatcatcaacatcaacatcatcaccatcaacaccaacttcaacatcaacatcaacgtcaacaacatcaacatcaacataattatcatcatcatcatcatcatcatcaacatcatcatcaacatcaacatcaacatcatcatcaacatcctcatcctcatcatcaacatcaacatcatcaccatcaacaccaacttcaacatcaacatcaacgtcaacaacatcaacatcaacataattatcatcatcatcatcatcatcatcaacatcaacatcatcaacatcaacatcaacatcatcatcatcatcatcatcatcatcatcatcatcatcatcatcatcatcatcatcaacatcatcctcatcatcaacatcaacatcatcaccatcaacaccaacttcaacatcaacatcaacgtcaacaacatcaacatcaacataattatcatcatcatcatcatcatcatcaacatcaacatcatcaacatcaacatcaacatcaacatcatcatcatcatcatcatcatcttcatcatcatcatcatcatcatcatcatcatcatcatcatcatcaacatcaacatcatcatcatcatcatcaacatcaacatcaacatcatcatcatcatcatcatcaccgccaccaccatcatccttataACATCTTATTGCGAGAATATTCCCAATACAATCTCAGATTCGAATATCGATCGATTGGTATCCATGACACCCTTGACAGATCCTTGCGAGACTCCGATCAGCTGTGCCTTCCTTGACGGTCACTGCAACTCGTCATGCGCGGATGATGAGGTTCCTCTGCCTGACCTCTGTCATGCGGAAAACTGTTCTTGTTGTGTCAAAGGTAATGTTGAGCTAAAGCGGTCAGCAGGATTATGAGTTGTGGTATTTGGATAGATTGTTCATCGATGTTGGTGATTTATTTTCGTCATGGGGGATTTATAAATGTTGTAGGTGTTATAGGTACTTCGTTTATAAAAAATGTCTATGCGCTTACAAGGTGGATTACTTTTTATTTgtggtctttttttcttcttgtcatcatttttgtctttcctgtcatcttgttttcatttttcttgtcatcttgatttttttttttgtcatttttttttcttcttttcattgttcTTGTGATTTCCTagtttttttatccttttgttttcgATTTCTTGGCATCGTGAAAGTTTTCTTTGCAACAGAGGAGTGCAAGCAAAGCAAATGCTGCAATTATGCCGGAGGGAGATGCGACCGGGCTTGCAACGATGGAGAAGTTGCAGAAGAAGGTCTTTGTGTTGGAGACTGCCTTTGCTGCTTCCAAGGTAATTACATGTTCCCATCTTTGATATacttttgttttacttgtttgttttaccATAGGTTTACCAGTcggtatcatctttattatttgttatataattACTTCCAGAAATGGTCTATTCTTGATTATAAATCTGCAATATTTCAAGCTTACAAATAGCTTCTGATTCATTATATTCTGTGATTTGTAATATTTGTTTCTAATTTGGCTTGTTTTCAGTTGTCAGGATTTGAGTATAAAATTTACTGTTTTGTTTCATTGACagtattcttattcttacaaTCTCAGAAACAATTTatattttccccttatttttgtgaatcattatattctttttgctacaattgtatatatattcacaccaaTTTATTCTTCAAACACCTGTTCCGGATAGACTAACCGGTcaccccgtgccccccccccccccagacaagTGCCCAGACAGCCCCAAGTGCCAGGCGCTGGACGGGCGCTGCGTGGAGAGCTGTGAGGCGGACGAGCTGGCCGTCCCGTGGCTCTGCGGAGGCGAGAACTGCACCTGCTGTGTCAAGAGTAAGTGCATGTCCTCAAGTGTCTGTTTAAGTGTATTTGACGGCGAGTCATTCATTTATTCCCCTATTTAGCTCTCCAGAGATACACTGGCTTTCTCACCGATGCATCCAGTGGTACAGGAAGCAATCACAATTGTTCGATATTTATGTCGACTTTCCGAAAttagcatgaaaaaaaaatcactgattcTCACATCTTGTTAAATGCAATAACCCCGACTCGCGTTCGTGCTGCAGTCCCTGTTGCATCCTTCCCCGACAGACAACTGCAACCAGACCAAGTGCTGCGAAGCCTTCGGCGGAAGCTGCGGCAAGATGTGCCACGAAGGCGAGGAGCCCATCGAGGGCGTGTGCGAAGGAGCGTGCCAATGCTGCGCCAAGGGTACGgggggcgtgtgcgtgtatgtgtgtgtgtgtgtgtgtgtgtgtgtgtgtgtgtgtgtgtgtgtgtgtgtgtgtgtgtgtgcatatctgtctcTCAATATTCTTCATCTCTGGCCTGTTAGTTGATGCATTGAGTCCCATCTCCTGCCTCATCTGTCCCCGTCTTCACCAGCCCCGTGTGAGCAGAGCAACTGCTGCAACGTCCTGGGCGGCAGATGCAACGCCACGTGCGGCCGAGGCGAGCGAGCCGTCGAGGGCGTCTGCCACGGAGAGCACTGCCTCTGCTGCGTGCCGGGTGAGTGGCTGCGGCTTCCTTGGACTCGCTCGGGCTCGCAAAAGAGACTGCTCGTATCCACTCTACAGGAAGAAGTATTCCGAACAAtgcctttttctttgatttttcttctgattttatttatttgtttaggtattcgtttgtttgtttgtttgttttaatgccTGTTTTTTTACgtatctctctcttatataatCAATTGCGTATTGATTAATCTATTTGTTaacctatttattcatctgtttacttATATGTTAATTTGttcactcatttatctatctaagtaaacagatgaataaataggttAACAAATAGATTAATCAATACGCAATTGattatataagagagagatacGTAAAAAAACAggtattaaaacaaacaaacaaacgaatacctaaacaaataaataaaatcagaagaaaaatcaaagaaaaagaagaaactataTTTTAACGAGCCCACATCAGTACTAAGCTGTTTTATTTcatgcttttatttatttctcctttgttcatttatccatttatttctatCCCAAAGACGAACCAACAACGTGCCCAGACTCAACGATGTGTCGCGACGTGGGGGGTCGCTGTGACGTCAGCTGCGGGGAGGACGAGCAGGTGCTGGAGGGGGTCGAGTGCCGCGGGGGGGGCTGCGTCTGCTGCGTCCAGGGTGAGGCTCGGCGGGGCTTCTaaatcttcaatttcttctttgcgattttttcctcttattttcctcttcttcgcttcttgttttttgcttttgttattattgttattgtatttattattattattattatcattatcattatcattattattattattattattattattattattattattattattattattattattattattattattattattattattattattattattgctttcattgttatctatctttattatcgttatcattatcattatcatcatttatctttattattactagtagtagtacagtagtagtggcagtagtattttttatcacaatttttcgtattagtattatcattattatgacattatcattattattattatcattattatcattgttcctctctttttccttctttcctcttcctctttgtgtgtgcgtgtgttcttcacttactttttttcttattttcgtttttttttcatatcttggaCCTTGCTTGGGAAACGTAATTTGTTGTGTCAGTTTCAAGTTGATGAGAATTTGGGAGGCATtacttaaaaagataaaaagaatagtaatattaatgataataataataatgataataataataataataataataacgataataataatataataataatgataatgataataataatagtaata contains:
- the LOC113801991 gene encoding multiple epidermal growth factor-like domains protein 11; the protein is MGGYYGKGNQVIPGTTVPYGATFPLPREGLLVHRPPDVLKHLPKDNDEGPMQSTLRTTKVTTCGSSIPSSTVWARPSRRSLSRTRPWAFKGRHRALQHNLSKQAKRGPKVYNLCSSDGPEAGDTAAFYIYMSQDRGVFPVSKKPILDLIEKQSCTFHTLANLLATSDPDSTTACSGKGIRPKLPYEKVKMGEKLLIGFPKVVWILLLYPSLCKIEGVSGIGETRQFERVCTLAAECSDVGGSCTFENDEVECDLTNSDICPTFGCTCCINCTNQANARCRRRYAGSCKKACDDTELEIPGCEAGCKCCGCKITTACINEGGYCKVGKGDCKGRMTNKCFGRHCYCCIPDDPCPETLPCEESGGYCAEDCSAGEVGRPGLCESDSCLCCVADPPCRQTIECHDVAGNCSKGCEGALSPLEGRCHDGCVCCVQNPCETPISCAFLDGHCNSSCADDEVPLPDLCHAENCSCCVKEECKQSKCCNYAGGRCDRACNDGEVAEEGLCVGDCLCCFQDKCPDSPKCQALDGRCVESCEADELAVPWLCGGENCTCCVKNNCNQTKCCEAFGGSCGKMCHEGEEPIEGVCEGACQCCAKAPCEQSNCCNVLGGRCNATCGRGERAVEGVCHGEHCLCCVPDEPTTCPDSTMCRDVGGRCDVSCGEDEQVLEGVECRGGGCVCCVQACGITRHCLSRKGYCNTTCKLGEVALVGECALEHCLCCTEEPCLQTSQCRAEGGACQINCRRSDQLSRADLCPYPQCTCCIGADICPEKRDCADLGGSCEPNCTETQLLVPGICGSECYCCIRDPCPETSTCAEIGGHCSVSCGRNEIGLAGRCLQGSCLCCVEERPAVVSTTTSTTSSTTTSTPAPFSTTTMLAK